Proteins from a single region of Harmonia axyridis chromosome 4, icHarAxyr1.1, whole genome shotgun sequence:
- the LOC123678819 gene encoding ras-associated and pleckstrin homology domains-containing protein 1 isoform X4: protein MSWIRRSSEPVKLRNKEYDAGRNYEDVISTYSDDSGLDPTNSGNQLRPLNSEIAAPRIDSYRFSMANLEDSQDVDLDAILGELNALENECEREIGQARDSKRYSDAQKFHQSRAHNRTSSEGPRLKIDQGGDGDLILKTDSVRTESPDNDSAFSDTVSMLSSESSASSGGSAGNKPQSLLLQSQDDATRIKAEKIRMAMEKIKEANIQKLFVKVFTVDGSAKSLLVDEKMLCSYVTRLLADKNHVPMDPKWAIVENLPDLYMERVYEDHELLVDNLMMWTRESKNKVYFSERMDKIKLFTHPERFLLTSTDRRDNIEFDEHSRNMLLEDFFSPTSIVIPEVEGPLYLKAESKKGWKKYHFVLRASGLYYYPKEKVRSAKDLICLANFDNNQMYYGLGWKKKYKAPSDYCFAIKHPRLQEPKSSKYIKYLCAEDQQSLEAWMIGMRIAKYGKQLMDNYRSLMEELAQEDLDQLAHARSCSVSSIAVPSNVTTPTQGYQSSEAGYGTQSETYSAPSEISSGRHSRASSSSSSGCMSDGAPSSCENAFDSEFPMGTIKRKPSMKPNLPLTNMTRQLKEVGETRDESDSTCVSSPNHTYTNTGTLTRRHSRRKSNNSEESSNSGTLKRQLSYKSRGSMESMGGRSSGNSTPLCGTPVRERASPFGERNSSFEDRSPSEVSVRSPVSPMSPAMEIPSSMTDSIISLPPPPPPEATEDVISDSPSYQLPPPPPEVYNSNLSLDSLPPPPNPNELPPMTGSELTGSQLSLMSLPPPPGEDNGTIKRRKESSSSASTPTNVLSPNRTPTQMSPDVTPTHSRLNTPCFSPPISNSGSNCSTPTQLNPPGILSPTHTVQNSQIQAQNHDRNGTEPIYGSNNIPQPPSYVNPPQYGSRQNNTLPNSCFNNNNGLRSSLRQSSLPRQISSNSIASSSSGSSGNSIYENQVRNSPHLQRKVAFQEPSSPKKSNKKISFNLTPQEVPPLPKRPQPPKRSDSTKLSSPKKLADPPHDFLKDLQRVMRKKWQVAQKCKLEPATTPHEVLGFRDPPALLPDYKEHNVSNWVKEHYGPNNVYENVYRDNPESVVEYATSPIHRNSDIRSSCDYGRSKRPPPPPPKRSETTHLSTSKMH, encoded by the exons gGCCTGGACCCCACGAACTCAGGAAACCAGCTGCGACCTCTGAACTCCGAAATAGCTGCCCCCAGGATAGACAGTTACAGGTTCTCCATGGCGAATCTTGAGGACTCGCAAGACGTGGACCTGGACGCCATCCTGGGGGAGCTCAATGCCCTGGAGAACGAATGCGAAAGGGAAATTGGACAGGCCAGAGACAGTAAGCGATATTCAG ATGCTCAAAAGTTCCATCAGTCCAGAGCTCACAACAGGACATCGTCGGAGGGCCCTAGGCTCAAAATAGACCAGGGTGGTGACGGTGACTTGATTTTAAAGACTGACTCTGTTCGCACAGAATCGCCCGACAATGATTCTGCCTTCAGTGATACTGTGTCCATGCTGTCCAGCGAATCATCGGCCAGCAGTGGCGGTAGTGCTGGCAACAAACCACAATCTTTACTTTTACAATCACAA GATGACGCAACAAGGATCAAAGCAGAAAAGATCAGGATGGCAATGGAGAAAATCAAAGAAGCCAACATCCAGAAACTGTTTGTGAAAGTTTTCACAGTTGATGGTTCCGCAAAGTCCCTTCTTGTAGACGAGAAGATGTTGTGTTCTTACGTCACCAGGTTGCTAGCTGATAAAAATCACGTACCAATGGACCCCAAGTGGGCCATAGTAGAGAACTTACCGGACCTCTATATGG AAAGGGTTTACGAAGACCACGAACTCCTCGTGGACAATCTCATGATGTGGACCAGAGAATCGAAAAATAAGGTCTATTTCTCAGAGAGAATGGATAAAATCAAACTCTTCACCCATCCAGAAAGGTTTCTGTTAACTTCTACCGATCGCCGGGATAATATAGAATTCGATGAACACTCAAGAAATATGTTGTTGGAGGATTTTTTCTCGCCCACCTCCATTGTGATACCAGAAGTCGAAGGACCATTGTACTTGAAGGCAGAATCCAAGAAAGGGTGGAAGAAATACCACTTCGTACTTAGAGCCTCTGGATTGTATTATTATCCAAAGGAAAAAGTCAGATCTGCTAAGGATCTCATCTGCTTGGCCAATTTCGACAACAATCAG ATGTACTATGGCCTAGGTTGGAAGAAAAAATACAAAGCACCTTCTGACTACTGTTTCGCTATCAAGCACCCAAGATTGCAAGAACCAAAATCGTCGAAGTATATCAAATATCTTTGCGCGGAAGACCAGCAATCCCTTGAGGCATGGATGATTGGAATGAGGATTGCCAAATACGGAAAACAGCTGATGGACAACTACAGAAGCCTGATGGAAGAATTAGCACAAGAAGATTTAGACCAGCTGGCACATGCAAGAAGTTGTTCGGTCAGTTCGATAGCGGTACCATCTAATGTTACAACCCCAACCCAAGG gtaccAAAGCAGTGAAGCTGGCTATGGCACACAAAGTGAAACTTATTCAGCTCCAAGTGAAATCAGTTCAGGGAGACATAGTAGAGCTAGCAGTTCCAGTTCTAGTGGTTGTATGAGCGATGGGGCACCATCAAGCTGTGAAAACGCATTCGATTCTGAATTTCCAATGG GCACAATCAAAAGAAAACCTTCCATGAAACCGAACCTACCACTGACCAATATGACTAGACAACTGAAGGAAGTAGGCGAGACTAGGGACGAATCAGATTCAACTTGTGTCTCTTCACCGAACCACACCTACACCAACACAGGAACACTCACCCGAAGGCATAGTCGAAGGAAATCTAACAATTCCGAAGAATCCTCCAATTCTGGAACACTCAAAAGGCAACTCTCCTACAAATCTAGAGGATCAATGGAATCCATGGGAGGAAGAAGCAGCGGCAACTCAACACCTCTGTGCGGTACACCTGTGAGAGAGAGGGCTTCACCCTTTGGAGAAAGAAATTCTTCTTTTGAAGATAGGTCACCAAGTGAGGTGTCTGTGAGGAGTCCGGTGAGCCCTATGTCGCCTGCAATGGAGATACCTTCTTCAATG ACTGATTCAATAATTTCACTGCCACCACCACCGCCTCCCGAAGCAACGGAAGATGTGATCAGCGATTCTCCTTCATACCAGCTACCCCCTCCACCGCCGGAAGTGTACAACTCAAATCTGTCCCTGGATAGTTTACCTCCACCGCCAAACCCGAACGAACTCCCTCCAATGACCGGTTCAGAACTGACAGGAAGTCAATTATCACTTATGTCACTTCCCCCTCCGCCCGGAGAAGACAACGGCACTATCAAGCGCAGGAAAGAAAGCAGCAGTTCAGCATCGACGCCCACGAACGTCTTGAGTCCGAATCGAACACCAACACAAATGTCGCCAGATGTAACTCCAACACACTCCAGACTGAACACGCCTTGCTTCAGCCCGCCCATTTCAAACTCTGGTTCCAACTGCAGCACGCCCACGCAGTTGAACCCGCCTGGTATTTTAAGTCCCACCCACACCGTTCAAAATAGTCAAATTCAAGCTCAGAACCATGACAGAAACGGCACAGAGCCAATTTATGGTTCGAATAATATCCCTCAACCTCCATCTTATGTAAACCCTCCACAATACGGTAGCAGGCAGAATAATACCCTGCCAAACTCTTGTTTTAACAACAACAACGGACTTAGATCTTCACTAAGGCAGTCTTCCTTACCTAGACAAATTTCTTCGAATAGTATAGCTTCAAGTAGTTCTGGTTCTTCGGGAAATTCCATTTACGAAAACCAAGTCAGAAATTCTCCTCATCTGCAGAGGAAAGTGGCGTTCCAAGAGCCGTCGAGTCCTAAGAAGAGCAATAAGAAGATTAGTTTCAATTTAACTCCTCAAGAAGTACCTCCGTTACCAAAAAGACCACAACCACCGAAAAGATCTGATTCTACCAAATTGTCTAGCCCGAAAAAGTTAGCAGATCCTCCACATGATTTTTTAAAGGATCTCCAAAGGGTTATGAGGAAAAAGTGGCAGGTTGCGCAGAAATGCAAGTTGGAACCTGCAACAACCCCACATGAGGTGTTGGGCTTTAGGGATCCCCCGGCACTGCTTCCTGACTATAAAGAGCACAATGTTTCCAATTGGGTTAAAGAACATTATGGACCAAATAACGTTTATGAGAATGTATATAGGGACAATCCTGAATCCGTAGTTGAATACGCAACTAGCCCCATCCATAGGAATAGTGACATTAGGTCATCATGTGATTATGGCAGGTCTAAAAGGCCCCCACCACCTCCCCCAAAACGTAGTGAGACAACACATTTGAGTACTTCAAAAATGCATTGA
- the LOC123678819 gene encoding ras-associated and pleckstrin homology domains-containing protein 1 isoform X5, with protein sequence MFKGWLFGKGLDPTNSGNQLRPLNSEIAAPRIDSYRFSMANLEDSQDVDLDAILGELNALENECEREIGQARDSKRYSDAQKFHQSRAHNRTSSEGPRLKIDQGGDGDLILKTDSVRTESPDNDSAFSDTVSMLSSESSASSGGSAGNKPQSLLLQSQDDATRIKAEKIRMAMEKIKEANIQKLFVKVFTVDGSAKSLLVDEKMLCSYVTRLLADKNHVPMDPKWAIVENLPDLYMERVYEDHELLVDNLMMWTRESKNKVYFSERMDKIKLFTHPERFLLTSTDRRDNIEFDEHSRNMLLEDFFSPTSIVIPEVEGPLYLKAESKKGWKKYHFVLRASGLYYYPKEKVRSAKDLICLANFDNNQMYYGLGWKKKYKAPSDYCFAIKHPRLQEPKSSKYIKYLCAEDQQSLEAWMIGMRIAKYGKQLMDNYRSLMEELAQEDLDQLAHARSCSVSSIAVPSNVTTPTQGYQSSEAGYGTQSETYSAPSEISSGRHSRASSSSSSGCMSDGAPSSCENAFDSEFPMGTIKRKPSMKPNLPLTNMTRQLKEVGETRDESDSTCVSSPNHTYTNTGTLTRRHSRRKSNNSEESSNSGTLKRQLSYKSRGSMESMGGRSSGNSTPLCGTPVRERASPFGERNSSFEDRSPSEVSVRSPVSPMSPAMEIPSSMTDSIISLPPPPPPEATEDVISDSPSYQLPPPPPEVYNSNLSLDSLPPPPNPNELPPMTGSELTGSQLSLMSLPPPPGEDNGTIKRRKESSSSASTPTNVLSPNRTPTQMSPDVTPTHSRLNTPCFSPPISNSGSNCSTPTQLNPPGILSPTHTVQNSQIQAQNHDRNGTEPIYGSNNIPQPPSYVNPPQYGSRQNNTLPNSCFNNNNGLRSSLRQSSLPRQISSNSIASSSSGSSGNSIYENQVRNSPHLQRKVAFQEPSSPKKSNKKISFNLTPQEVPPLPKRPQPPKRSDSTKLSSPKKLADPPHDFLKDLQRVMRKKWQVAQKCKLEPATTPHEVLGFRDPPALLPDYKEHNVSNWVKEHYGPNNVYENVYRDNPESVVEYATSPIHRNSDIRSSCDYGRSKRPPPPPPKRSETTHLSTSKMH encoded by the exons gGCCTGGACCCCACGAACTCAGGAAACCAGCTGCGACCTCTGAACTCCGAAATAGCTGCCCCCAGGATAGACAGTTACAGGTTCTCCATGGCGAATCTTGAGGACTCGCAAGACGTGGACCTGGACGCCATCCTGGGGGAGCTCAATGCCCTGGAGAACGAATGCGAAAGGGAAATTGGACAGGCCAGAGACAGTAAGCGATATTCAG ATGCTCAAAAGTTCCATCAGTCCAGAGCTCACAACAGGACATCGTCGGAGGGCCCTAGGCTCAAAATAGACCAGGGTGGTGACGGTGACTTGATTTTAAAGACTGACTCTGTTCGCACAGAATCGCCCGACAATGATTCTGCCTTCAGTGATACTGTGTCCATGCTGTCCAGCGAATCATCGGCCAGCAGTGGCGGTAGTGCTGGCAACAAACCACAATCTTTACTTTTACAATCACAA GATGACGCAACAAGGATCAAAGCAGAAAAGATCAGGATGGCAATGGAGAAAATCAAAGAAGCCAACATCCAGAAACTGTTTGTGAAAGTTTTCACAGTTGATGGTTCCGCAAAGTCCCTTCTTGTAGACGAGAAGATGTTGTGTTCTTACGTCACCAGGTTGCTAGCTGATAAAAATCACGTACCAATGGACCCCAAGTGGGCCATAGTAGAGAACTTACCGGACCTCTATATGG AAAGGGTTTACGAAGACCACGAACTCCTCGTGGACAATCTCATGATGTGGACCAGAGAATCGAAAAATAAGGTCTATTTCTCAGAGAGAATGGATAAAATCAAACTCTTCACCCATCCAGAAAGGTTTCTGTTAACTTCTACCGATCGCCGGGATAATATAGAATTCGATGAACACTCAAGAAATATGTTGTTGGAGGATTTTTTCTCGCCCACCTCCATTGTGATACCAGAAGTCGAAGGACCATTGTACTTGAAGGCAGAATCCAAGAAAGGGTGGAAGAAATACCACTTCGTACTTAGAGCCTCTGGATTGTATTATTATCCAAAGGAAAAAGTCAGATCTGCTAAGGATCTCATCTGCTTGGCCAATTTCGACAACAATCAG ATGTACTATGGCCTAGGTTGGAAGAAAAAATACAAAGCACCTTCTGACTACTGTTTCGCTATCAAGCACCCAAGATTGCAAGAACCAAAATCGTCGAAGTATATCAAATATCTTTGCGCGGAAGACCAGCAATCCCTTGAGGCATGGATGATTGGAATGAGGATTGCCAAATACGGAAAACAGCTGATGGACAACTACAGAAGCCTGATGGAAGAATTAGCACAAGAAGATTTAGACCAGCTGGCACATGCAAGAAGTTGTTCGGTCAGTTCGATAGCGGTACCATCTAATGTTACAACCCCAACCCAAGG gtaccAAAGCAGTGAAGCTGGCTATGGCACACAAAGTGAAACTTATTCAGCTCCAAGTGAAATCAGTTCAGGGAGACATAGTAGAGCTAGCAGTTCCAGTTCTAGTGGTTGTATGAGCGATGGGGCACCATCAAGCTGTGAAAACGCATTCGATTCTGAATTTCCAATGG GCACAATCAAAAGAAAACCTTCCATGAAACCGAACCTACCACTGACCAATATGACTAGACAACTGAAGGAAGTAGGCGAGACTAGGGACGAATCAGATTCAACTTGTGTCTCTTCACCGAACCACACCTACACCAACACAGGAACACTCACCCGAAGGCATAGTCGAAGGAAATCTAACAATTCCGAAGAATCCTCCAATTCTGGAACACTCAAAAGGCAACTCTCCTACAAATCTAGAGGATCAATGGAATCCATGGGAGGAAGAAGCAGCGGCAACTCAACACCTCTGTGCGGTACACCTGTGAGAGAGAGGGCTTCACCCTTTGGAGAAAGAAATTCTTCTTTTGAAGATAGGTCACCAAGTGAGGTGTCTGTGAGGAGTCCGGTGAGCCCTATGTCGCCTGCAATGGAGATACCTTCTTCAATG ACTGATTCAATAATTTCACTGCCACCACCACCGCCTCCCGAAGCAACGGAAGATGTGATCAGCGATTCTCCTTCATACCAGCTACCCCCTCCACCGCCGGAAGTGTACAACTCAAATCTGTCCCTGGATAGTTTACCTCCACCGCCAAACCCGAACGAACTCCCTCCAATGACCGGTTCAGAACTGACAGGAAGTCAATTATCACTTATGTCACTTCCCCCTCCGCCCGGAGAAGACAACGGCACTATCAAGCGCAGGAAAGAAAGCAGCAGTTCAGCATCGACGCCCACGAACGTCTTGAGTCCGAATCGAACACCAACACAAATGTCGCCAGATGTAACTCCAACACACTCCAGACTGAACACGCCTTGCTTCAGCCCGCCCATTTCAAACTCTGGTTCCAACTGCAGCACGCCCACGCAGTTGAACCCGCCTGGTATTTTAAGTCCCACCCACACCGTTCAAAATAGTCAAATTCAAGCTCAGAACCATGACAGAAACGGCACAGAGCCAATTTATGGTTCGAATAATATCCCTCAACCTCCATCTTATGTAAACCCTCCACAATACGGTAGCAGGCAGAATAATACCCTGCCAAACTCTTGTTTTAACAACAACAACGGACTTAGATCTTCACTAAGGCAGTCTTCCTTACCTAGACAAATTTCTTCGAATAGTATAGCTTCAAGTAGTTCTGGTTCTTCGGGAAATTCCATTTACGAAAACCAAGTCAGAAATTCTCCTCATCTGCAGAGGAAAGTGGCGTTCCAAGAGCCGTCGAGTCCTAAGAAGAGCAATAAGAAGATTAGTTTCAATTTAACTCCTCAAGAAGTACCTCCGTTACCAAAAAGACCACAACCACCGAAAAGATCTGATTCTACCAAATTGTCTAGCCCGAAAAAGTTAGCAGATCCTCCACATGATTTTTTAAAGGATCTCCAAAGGGTTATGAGGAAAAAGTGGCAGGTTGCGCAGAAATGCAAGTTGGAACCTGCAACAACCCCACATGAGGTGTTGGGCTTTAGGGATCCCCCGGCACTGCTTCCTGACTATAAAGAGCACAATGTTTCCAATTGGGTTAAAGAACATTATGGACCAAATAACGTTTATGAGAATGTATATAGGGACAATCCTGAATCCGTAGTTGAATACGCAACTAGCCCCATCCATAGGAATAGTGACATTAGGTCATCATGTGATTATGGCAGGTCTAAAAGGCCCCCACCACCTCCCCCAAAACGTAGTGAGACAACACATTTGAGTACTTCAAAAATGCATTGA